The genomic window TAAGATCAACGCCTCCATCTCCGTATTTAGTGAAAAAACCTACACCAAAATCTTCGACCTTATTTCCTGTGCCTGCAACTAGATACTTTTTTAAAGCTGCAAAATAATATAACGTCGACATTCTTAATCGTGCTCTTGTATTTGCTAGAGACATAAATCGACTTTCTTCATCTTGTACACTTGGAAGTTCTTCCAAAAGCTGATCAAAAACAGGAGTCAAGTTAACCTGTGTCATGCTTACATTAGGGTGTTTTTCTTTTAACCAGTTAATGTGGTTAAGCGCTCTGCTTACTTGAGACTGAGCTTGGTGAATTGGCATTTCTAAACAAAGTAAATCTAGACCTGTCATGGCGCAAAGTGTAGATGTTACAGCAGAGTCTATTCCTCCTGAAACTCCAATAACAAACCCTTCCATTTTAGCGTTTGTGGCATAGTCTTTTAACCAATTTACAATATGATTTACAACCTTTTCTGTTTGCATAATGTTTACAATTTAAAACAAAGAAACGTACCTTTGCACAACAAAAATAAAGGAAACGTGTTAGGATTAAAAATGTTTCGTAAAATGTCATTAAGAATTTTCGTTTTGTTAATGTTGAGTTTGGTTTTTGTGTCTTGTAATGAGGACTCTAAAGCTGAAGAAGAAATTTCAAAAATTGAAGTAGACTTTGTAGTTGAGCGTTTTGATAAAGCCTATGCAGAAGCAAAACCTGCTGACTTGCCAAAATTAAAACAGGCTTATCCGTTTTTGTTTTCTAAGCATGTACCAGATTCAGTTTGGATTGATAGAATCAACGATACGCTACAAGATCAATTGCTAAAGGAGGTAGGTAAGGTGTATCCTGATTTTAAAGAAGTAAAAGAGGATTTCAAAAAATTGTTTCAGCATCTAAAATATTATGATAAAACTTTTGATGTGCCAAGAGTGGTGACTTTAACAAATGATGTGGATTATAGAAACAAAACCATTGTTACAGATTCTCTATTGCTTATTGCATTAGATAATTTTCTAGGTGAAGACCATGAGTTTTATCAAAATATACCAAGGTATTTGGCTAAGAATATGCAGAAGGATCAAATTATACCAGAAGTTTCAGAAGCTTATGCGAAGAAATATACTTATCAATCTAACAGAAGAACACTTCTGGATGAAATGATTTATTATGGAAAGTTACTCTATTTTAAGGATGTTATGATTCCTTTTAAATCTGATGCAGAAAAGATTGGTTATACAGAGCAAGAATTAAAATGGGCAGAAGCCAATGAGAGCCAAATCTGGAGTTATTTTATTGAAAAAGAACTGCTCTTTAGCACAGATAATAAATTGCCAAGTCGTTTTATAGCAGAGGCTCCTTATTCTAAGTTTTATCTAGAATTAGATAACGAATCTCCTGGACGATTAGGGCAGTATATAGGTTGGCAAATTGTGAGAGCCTATGCCAACACTACAAATGAAAATGTGTTAAGCATTTTAGAACAAGAACCCGAAGAAATTTTTAACAAAGCAAAATTTAAACCAAAGAAATAATGTCTAAAACCATAACCTCTAAAATAGAATTAAACGTAGAACTCGACGAAAATCGAGTGCCAGAAAAATTGAATTGGTCCGCCCAAGATGGAGGAGTGAAAAATGAAGAAGCCAAAGCTATTATGTTGTCTGTTTGGGATAGTAATGCACAAGAAACTTTAAAAATAGATTTGTGGACTAAAGATATGCCAGTTGATGAAATGAAACAGTTTTTCCATCAGACTTTGGTTACTATGAGCGATACGTTTCTGCGCGCTACTCAAGATGAGAAAATGACAGCTACTATGAGAGATTTCTGTGATTATTTTGCTGAAAAATTAGAACTAAAAAAATAGCGGTCAAAATTTAACTGCCTTCGTCAGATTTGTAAAAAGGGTTAGTATTAAAGCAATCGGATTCCTTTATGGTAGCATAATCAGGATTTCGTCTTTTGAAACGTAAGAATTTTGCGGTGTCATAAACTTCCCATATTGTTAGTTTGTTATGCTTTCCGGTTTTAGATTGTAGGTCTATTTTGTGCTGAGCAATCATTTCATCAACAACTTGTTTGTCTCCTATACGCATTTTTTTGCTAGAACTGTGGCCCTTGTTGATGTATTTTACTATCCAATAAAACCTCACAGGTTTTGTTAAGGGTTCGTTCAATACTTCTTCAGTTTTATGATTTGAGATTGATTTGCCTTCAGACTTATTTTGATAGGTTGATTGACTAAAAATGCTGTTTTGTTCGTTGGCTTCTGTTTCGGTTATTTTAATAGTTTCAGTTTCACCTTCAATATTCTCATGTCTTAAAAGTGTTATTATAATTAACTTATCGTTCACTTTTACTTCAGTAACAAATCTACCAACCGGAATATCGGTTAAAGGTATTTTTGTATCAAGACTGTTTACTATATATGCTTTTTGGAAATCGGTATTAAAAATTTCAACTTTATCAATAGTGCGTTCACCTTTTAAAATTAAAGTGTCACCAGTCTTGTTTAAGCTGTGGTGCAGTTCGTTAGCCCTATAATTAATGTTTTTTAATAAGGTTGATTTTTGACTATGAATAACTGATGTCAAAAACAAGAGGAGCATGGTTAATAGTCTTGTCATTTTATGTAGGTTGTTTTTGGGGAAACAATAGGTATTTGTCTAAATACTTGTAGTAAAGATAGATTCTAGTCTTCGGTTATTAATATTCTTAGGCTGTATGGTGTTTTTTTAAGTTGAAAAGCTTATGGTTTCGATATAAGTTTTAAAAAATCGTTGTAGGTAACGTACATAATAAACAATTAATACATAGATAAGAATTTGGTAATCTGATATAATAAAAAGCAGTTTATTTTTGTAATGCTATTAATCATTGCTGAAACATTAGTTAGGCCTTCACAAGAGAAGGAAACTAGTGTTTTTTTATTTATTGAGTAATTCTAACCATAAAAAGCAGAATGAACTGATTATTCTTTAAATTAGCATATGCGAAAAATCTTATTCGGTGTAATAATAACTTTAATAGTACTTTTTACCTTCAAATATTGTGGTGACAAAAAGGAAGAGCAAATAATTTTAAAAGAAAACTCAGCCTTAATCCAAGAACAACTAAAAAATGTTAGTAAGCTCGTGGTGACCGAAGGTCATTTTAGCGAGGTGTTTTCTTATGAAAATTCGAAGCTTATTTTTGGGGACTTATTTGAAGCAGAAAAGAAAGCATTGGTTGTGGTAAATGCAGACGTAGCTGTATCTTACGATTTGTCTAAACTTCAATATAATGTAGACGAAACCACAAAAACGCTTCAAATATTAAGTATTCCAGAGGAAGAAATAAAAATAAGTCCAGATTTTGAATACTATGATATTCAGGCAGATTACCTCAATCCTTTTGAGGCCAAAGATTATAACGACATTAAAAAAACGGTAAGACAACAATTAATGAAGAAGATTGAGGCTTCAGATTTAAAGTCTAATGCGCAAAACAGATTACTTAGCGAGCTTTCTAAATTCTTTATTCTTACCAATTCTTTAGGTTGGAAACTAAAGTACAACGAAACACCAGTTGAGTCAGTAGATGCTTTAAAATCAATGGATATAAAGTTTTGAAGAATAGCATAGAAACTAGAAAGGAAGAAATTATCAGAGTGGCTGCAAAGCTTTTTAAAGAAAAAGGCTATAGTGCGGTAACAATGCGCGATCTGGCATCTGCTATGGGTATAAAAGCAGCGAGTCTTTATAACCATATCAACTCTAAGCAGCAAATCTTAAAAGAGATAATTATCTCATTGGCAGAAGAATTTACTCAAGGCTTACAGGATATCCAAAAATCTAACAAATCAAATATAGATAAGCTCAAAGACATTGTTAAGTTGCATGTTAATATAACCTCTCAAAACACCTATGGTATGGCGTCTCTTAACAACGATTGGATGCATCTCGAAGAGAAATTAGAGTATTATCTTCAGTTGCGTTCTAATTATGAGGATGAGTTTAGGAATATTATTGTTCAAGGTGTTCATAGTGAAGAAATAATAAATGATAATGTAGAGATAATTCTCTTTTCAATGTTATCAACCTTGCGGTCTTTGTATCTATGGATTCCTAAAAAAGAAGACTTAAATCCAGAAGAACTCTCACAACAGTTAAGTCAGGTATTAATTAACGGTATTAACAAAAAAATCGATTAATTTTTGTAAATTTGTCAAGCAAACTAACAAGTGTTAGTTTTTTTTTAGTTTGCATTTCGAAATCGTTTTCGGGTTGAAACTAAATAGTAATAAAAGTGATAGATAATTACTCTTAACGAATGGCAGATTTTCATAAATTAAGAATAAAAGACCTTTATAAGGAGACAAAAGACACTTCGGTAGTAACTTTTGATGTTCCTAAAGTGTTGGAAGAAGACTTCAAATTCTCACAAGGCCAACATTTAACGCTCAAAACTTTAATAAACGGTGAAGATGTACGTCGTTCTTACTCACTATGCTCAAGTCCGTTTGATAACGAATGGAAAGTTGCTGTAAAAGAAATTCCAGGAGGAAAATTTTCAACCTTCGTAAATTCAACATTAAAAATTGGTGATGAGTTAGAGGTAATGCCTCCAAGTGGGACTTTTGGTGTAAAATGTAATGCTGAAAATGCTAAGAACTATCTGTTTTTTGCAGCAGGAAGTGGTATAACACCTATTCTATCCATGATAAAAGCGCATTTAGCTTCAGAACCGAATTCTACTTGCAAATTATTCTATGTGAATAAAACAGCAAAATCCATTATCTTTAAGGAAGAGTTAGAACAGTTAAGAAACACGTATTTCGGAAGGTTGGAAATTTATTATTTCTTAACCAAAGAAAAACGAGACATCGAACTATTTAATGGACGTTTTGATGATGATAAGATGAAAGTGCTCACCAAAACATTTATTGATATTCCAGATACTAGTGAAGTGTTTTTGTGCGGTCCAGAAGATATGGTGAATTACGTTAGCAACTATCTGGCTGAAGCAGGTTTACCAAAAGAATTAATTCATTTTGAATTATTTGTAAAAGGCTTAACCGAAGAAGATAAAAAACGTGTAGAACGACTGTCTGAACAAAAAATCGATGGAGTCGAAGTTATCATTATAGATGGAGGAAAGGAATTTTGTTTCACTATGCAAAAGGACGATGATAATATTTTAGATGGTGCTTTAACAGCTGGTGCAGATTTGCCATTTGCATGCAAAGGAGGCGTTTGCAGTACGTGTAAATGTCAGGTTATGGAAGGTGAAGTTGAAATGAAAATCAACTATGCACTAGAGGATGATGAGGTTGCGCAAAACTATGTGTTAAGCTGCCAAGCGGTCCCAACTACTAAAAAAGTAGTGG from Winogradskyella sp. MH6 includes these protein-coding regions:
- a CDS encoding TetR/AcrR family transcriptional regulator → MKNSIETRKEEIIRVAAKLFKEKGYSAVTMRDLASAMGIKAASLYNHINSKQQILKEIIISLAEEFTQGLQDIQKSNKSNIDKLKDIVKLHVNITSQNTYGMASLNNDWMHLEEKLEYYLQLRSNYEDEFRNIIVQGVHSEEIINDNVEIILFSMLSTLRSLYLWIPKKEDLNPEELSQQLSQVLINGINKKID
- a CDS encoding DUF4230 domain-containing protein, which gives rise to MRKILFGVIITLIVLFTFKYCGDKKEEQIILKENSALIQEQLKNVSKLVVTEGHFSEVFSYENSKLIFGDLFEAEKKALVVVNADVAVSYDLSKLQYNVDETTKTLQILSIPEEEIKISPDFEYYDIQADYLNPFEAKDYNDIKKTVRQQLMKKIEASDLKSNAQNRLLSELSKFFILTNSLGWKLKYNETPVESVDALKSMDIKF
- the gldB gene encoding gliding motility lipoprotein GldB yields the protein MSLRIFVLLMLSLVFVSCNEDSKAEEEISKIEVDFVVERFDKAYAEAKPADLPKLKQAYPFLFSKHVPDSVWIDRINDTLQDQLLKEVGKVYPDFKEVKEDFKKLFQHLKYYDKTFDVPRVVTLTNDVDYRNKTIVTDSLLLIALDNFLGEDHEFYQNIPRYLAKNMQKDQIIPEVSEAYAKKYTYQSNRRTLLDEMIYYGKLLYFKDVMIPFKSDAEKIGYTEQELKWAEANESQIWSYFIEKELLFSTDNKLPSRFIAEAPYSKFYLELDNESPGRLGQYIGWQIVRAYANTTNENVLSILEQEPEEIFNKAKFKPKK
- the gldC gene encoding gliding motility protein GldC → MSKTITSKIELNVELDENRVPEKLNWSAQDGGVKNEEAKAIMLSVWDSNAQETLKIDLWTKDMPVDEMKQFFHQTLVTMSDTFLRATQDEKMTATMRDFCDYFAEKLELKK
- a CDS encoding 2Fe-2S iron-sulfur cluster-binding protein, with protein sequence MADFHKLRIKDLYKETKDTSVVTFDVPKVLEEDFKFSQGQHLTLKTLINGEDVRRSYSLCSSPFDNEWKVAVKEIPGGKFSTFVNSTLKIGDELEVMPPSGTFGVKCNAENAKNYLFFAAGSGITPILSMIKAHLASEPNSTCKLFYVNKTAKSIIFKEELEQLRNTYFGRLEIYYFLTKEKRDIELFNGRFDDDKMKVLTKTFIDIPDTSEVFLCGPEDMVNYVSNYLAEAGLPKELIHFELFVKGLTEEDKKRVERLSEQKIDGVEVIIIDGGKEFCFTMQKDDDNILDGALTAGADLPFACKGGVCSTCKCQVMEGEVEMKINYALEDDEVAQNYVLSCQAVPTTKKVVVDFDV
- the nadE gene encoding NAD(+) synthase; amino-acid sequence: MQTEKVVNHIVNWLKDYATNAKMEGFVIGVSGGIDSAVTSTLCAMTGLDLLCLEMPIHQAQSQVSRALNHINWLKEKHPNVSMTQVNLTPVFDQLLEELPSVQDEESRFMSLANTRARLRMSTLYYFAALKKYLVAGTGNKVEDFGVGFFTKYGDGGVDLSPIADLLKSEVYEIARYLDVNQEIIDAAPTDGLWGDDRTDEDQIGATYPELEWAMKMKDEGKTADDFTGRQREVFNIFTSYNTRNQHKMIPIPICEIPKNLR